One genomic segment of Roseovarius carneus includes these proteins:
- the ybgC gene encoding tol-pal system-associated acyl-CoA thioesterase, giving the protein MAHVFPVRVYYEDTDMGGIVYHANYLKFIERARSDWVATLGVDQRAMKDEGAVFAVRRVECDYLMAARFDDRLEVRTRTLSVTGARLVMEQEVWRAKDLIFSAQVTLVCINDAGQPSRLPANIRRLLH; this is encoded by the coding sequence ATGGCTCATGTTTTTCCCGTCCGCGTCTATTACGAAGATACCGACATGGGCGGCATTGTCTACCATGCTAATTACCTCAAATTCATCGAACGTGCGCGCAGCGATTGGGTGGCCACGCTTGGCGTGGACCAGCGCGCGATGAAGGATGAAGGTGCTGTTTTTGCCGTGCGGCGGGTGGAGTGCGACTATCTTATGGCGGCGCGGTTTGATGACCGGCTGGAGGTGCGCACGCGGACCCTTTCGGTCACGGGTGCGCGGCTTGTGATGGAGCAGGAGGTCTGGCGCGCCAAAGATCTGATTTTCTCCGCGCAGGTGACGCTTGTGTGCATCAATGACGCAGGCCAGCCCAGCCGCCTCCCGGCGAATATCCGCCGTCTTTTGCACTGA
- the ruvA gene encoding Holliday junction branch migration protein RuvA yields the protein MIGRLAGRIDYRAADHVLIDVRGVGYLVYCSERTLQALPRAGEHVALYTDLVVREDLLQLFGFTSLVEKEWHRLLLSVQGVGAKASLAILGTLGPEGVGRAIALGDWNAVKAAKGIGPKTAQRVVNELKDKAPEVMAMGTGPAAVLAAGDVDADVIEAMPAQAVAPQAGPGAQAEALSALTNLGYAPGEAAGAVAQAAGEAPEAETPALIRAALKLLAPAQ from the coding sequence ATGATCGGGCGTCTGGCGGGGCGGATTGATTACCGCGCGGCGGATCATGTGCTGATCGATGTGCGCGGCGTGGGCTATCTGGTCTATTGCTCCGAGCGCACATTGCAGGCTCTGCCGCGCGCGGGTGAGCATGTGGCGCTCTATACCGATCTGGTGGTGCGTGAGGATCTGCTCCAGCTTTTCGGCTTTACCTCTTTGGTGGAGAAGGAGTGGCATCGCCTCTTGCTGAGCGTTCAGGGCGTCGGCGCAAAGGCGAGCCTTGCGATTTTGGGCACTTTGGGGCCTGAGGGCGTGGGGCGTGCGATTGCTCTGGGCGATTGGAACGCGGTGAAGGCGGCGAAGGGGATTGGTCCCAAGACGGCGCAGCGTGTGGTCAATGAGCTGAAAGACAAAGCACCCGAGGTGATGGCGATGGGCACGGGGCCTGCGGCGGTGCTGGCGGCGGGGGATGTCGACGCGGACGTGATCGAGGCGATGCCTGCGCAAGCGGTGGCCCCTCAGGCCGGGCCCGGCGCGCAGGCGGAGGCTTTGTCGGCTTTGACCAATCTTGGATATGCGCCGGGCGAGGCGGCAGGCGCGGTCGCACAAGCGGCGGGCGAGGCCCCGGAGGCAGAGACCCCGGCGCTCATTCGTGCGGCCCTGAAGCTCTTGGCGCCCGCACAATGA
- the tolR gene encoding protein TolR: MGGGTLQSDDGGGRRRRGRRRSVPVSEINVTPFVDVMMVLLIIFMVAAPLMTVGVPVELPKTAANALPSEQEEPLSITITADGTVMVQTTEVARDELVARLRAIAAERESNRIFLRADGAVPYAQVVQVMGALNSGGFENIGLVTDTGGPALDAASVQSDTASGLE, encoded by the coding sequence ATGGGTGGAGGAACCCTTCAGAGCGACGATGGCGGAGGCCGCAGGCGGCGCGGGCGCAGACGCTCGGTCCCGGTGTCGGAGATCAACGTCACACCCTTTGTGGATGTGATGATGGTACTGCTCATTATCTTCATGGTGGCCGCCCCCTTGATGACCGTGGGTGTGCCGGTGGAGCTTCCCAAGACCGCCGCCAACGCCCTGCCGAGCGAGCAGGAAGAGCCGCTCAGCATCACCATCACCGCCGATGGCACAGTGATGGTGCAAACCACGGAAGTGGCGCGTGACGAGCTTGTCGCGCGGCTGCGGGCGATTGCCGCCGAGCGCGAGAGCAACCGGATTTTTCTGCGCGCAGATGGCGCTGTACCTTATGCACAGGTGGTGCAGGTGATGGGCGCGCTCAATAGCGGTGGGTTTGAGAATATTGGCCTTGTGACGGATACGGGCGGGCCGGCATTGGACGCGGCAAGCGTGCAGAGCGACACCGCCTCCGGGCTTGAGTAA
- a CDS encoding DUF1127 domain-containing protein, which yields MAVIDFNRTAHATKAPMGLGITRMIAAFSAWRDARTTQKALAALSDRELEDIGLSRGDISSFTRSI from the coding sequence ATGGCCGTTATCGACTTCAACCGCACCGCACATGCCACAAAAGCCCCAATGGGCCTCGGCATCACACGCATGATCGCCGCCTTCTCCGCATGGCGCGATGCACGCACAACACAAAAAGCGCTGGCGGCTCTGTCCGACCGCGAGCTGGAAGATATTGGGCTGTCGCGCGGCGATATCTCCAGCTTCACACGCTCGATCTAA
- the tolQ gene encoding protein TolQ: MEQETLAMAQEIDFSMWALFARATLVNKIVMVMLVLASFWTWSIIIQKTILYRKAKAEAETFDAQFWSGEPLDELFEQTGTDPEGQSQRVFASGMTEWRRSHRGDGGMIAGATSRIDRSMDVAIAKESEGLQSQLSILATVGSTAPFIGLFGTVWGIMHSFIGIAEAGNTNLAVVAPGIAEALLATALGLMAAIPAVVFYNKLSADVDRLVAGYEAFADEFATILSRQLDS, encoded by the coding sequence ATGGAACAAGAAACCCTTGCGATGGCGCAGGAGATTGATTTCTCTATGTGGGCCCTTTTCGCGCGTGCGACCCTGGTCAACAAGATCGTGATGGTCATGTTGGTTCTCGCGTCTTTCTGGACGTGGTCGATCATCATTCAGAAAACAATCCTGTATCGCAAGGCCAAGGCTGAGGCCGAAACCTTCGATGCGCAATTCTGGTCGGGCGAGCCTTTGGACGAGCTGTTTGAGCAGACCGGAACCGACCCCGAGGGTCAGTCACAGCGCGTCTTTGCCTCTGGCATGACCGAGTGGCGGCGCAGCCACCGGGGCGATGGTGGGATGATCGCAGGCGCGACCAGCCGGATCGACCGCTCCATGGATGTGGCCATTGCCAAGGAATCCGAAGGGCTGCAATCGCAGCTGAGCATTCTGGCAACCGTCGGCTCCACAGCGCCGTTCATCGGCCTTTTCGGCACCGTCTGGGGCATTATGCATTCGTTTATCGGCATCGCCGAGGCGGGCAATACAAACCTCGCCGTTGTGGCGCCTGGCATTGCGGAGGCCCTTCTGGCCACGGCGCTGGGCCTTATGGCGGCGATCCCGGCAGTGGTGTTCTACAACAAGCTGAGCGCGGATGTGGACCGGCTTGTCGCAGGCTATGAGGCCTTTGCCGATGAGTTCGCGACAATTCTCAGCCGCCAGCTGGACAGTTGA
- the ruvB gene encoding Holliday junction branch migration DNA helicase RuvB: MSEPDPALRPEMLPEDLDRSLRPQILSEFIGQAEARANLSIFIQSARQRDEAMDHTLFHGPPGLGKTTLAQIMARELGVGFRMTSGPVLAKAGDLAAILTNLEARDVLFIDEIHRLNPAVEEVLYPALEDFELDLVIGEGPAARTVRIELQPFTLVGATTRLGLLTTPLRDRFGIPTRLQFYTEDELFEIVVRNADLLKIPTEAQGAREIARRARGTPRIAGRLLRRVVDFAVVEGGGRISCALADASLTRLGVDQLGLDGADRRYLRLIAEAYQGGPVGIETLSAALSESRDALEEVIEPYLLQQGLIQRTPRGRMLARGGWRHLGLEAPRAPGQDDLFEG; the protein is encoded by the coding sequence ATGAGCGAGCCTGATCCCGCATTGCGCCCAGAAATGTTGCCCGAGGATCTGGATCGGTCCTTGCGCCCGCAAATTTTGTCGGAATTTATCGGGCAGGCAGAAGCGCGGGCGAACCTCAGCATCTTTATACAATCAGCGCGGCAGCGCGACGAGGCGATGGATCACACGCTCTTTCATGGACCGCCGGGCTTGGGCAAAACCACGCTGGCGCAGATCATGGCGCGTGAATTGGGTGTGGGGTTTCGGATGACCTCGGGGCCAGTTCTGGCCAAGGCGGGCGACCTTGCGGCGATTCTGACCAATCTTGAGGCGCGCGATGTCTTGTTCATCGATGAGATTCACCGGCTGAACCCGGCGGTGGAGGAGGTGCTCTACCCCGCGCTGGAGGATTTCGAGCTTGATCTGGTGATTGGCGAAGGCCCCGCCGCGCGCACGGTGCGCATTGAGTTGCAGCCCTTTACGCTTGTCGGGGCGACCACGCGTCTGGGGCTTTTGACCACGCCTTTGCGCGACCGGTTCGGCATCCCCACGCGGTTGCAGTTCTACACGGAGGACGAGCTTTTTGAGATTGTGGTGCGAAATGCGGACCTGCTCAAGATACCCACCGAGGCGCAGGGCGCGCGCGAGATTGCGCGCCGGGCGCGGGGCACGCCGCGCATTGCAGGGCGGCTTTTGCGGCGGGTCGTGGATTTTGCCGTGGTCGAAGGCGGTGGCCGGATTTCCTGCGCGTTGGCCGATGCGTCGCTCACGCGGCTTGGTGTTGATCAGCTGGGTCTTGATGGCGCAGACCGGCGGTATTTGCGGCTGATTGCGGAGGCCTATCAGGGCGGCCCTGTGGGCATCGAGACGCTAAGCGCGGCCCTGTCGGAGAGCCGCGATGCGCTTGAAGAAGTCATCGAGCCATATCTTTTGCAGCAAGGCCTCATTCAGCGCACGCCGCGCGGTCGGATGCTGGCCCGTGGGGGGTGGCGGCATCTGGGGCTTGAGGCGCCGCGCGCGCCGGGGCAGGATGACCTTTTCGAGGGTTAG
- a CDS encoding transporter substrate-binding domain-containing protein, with protein MSNTFFSGVLGVFAVMGGAAFAAECGGSYVVQRGDTLSLIAERHYDDAGLWTVIHNTNIGLIGESPNAVGLGMHLSLPCVNGLPLGLENNAPVAQTAPESLRVSVASVGAHARINLVTASDYAPFTDRDLPGGGLLTEVVDAAMRKANPAAGYAIHWVEAWDAHLDPLLSNALVDMGFPWVRPDCATTPQEYHCTNFAFSDPMFEMLTLLFTRRSDPIAFAQDSDVHGKVLCRPEGLSLHQMDRPDRRWLAQELVRLERPRAVADCFEMLISGEVDAVVLNEFTGRNAMKDLGLKAQVQIVQTRPLAIEGLHVLVHKSHPEADQLLETINAGLRGIKQDGTYQQIIDAHMTRIWDGF; from the coding sequence ATGAGTAATACCTTTTTTAGTGGTGTGCTTGGGGTTTTTGCAGTCATGGGTGGGGCCGCCTTTGCGGCTGAATGCGGTGGGAGCTACGTGGTGCAGCGTGGCGATACCTTATCCCTGATAGCTGAGCGTCACTATGACGACGCGGGTCTGTGGACGGTGATCCATAACACCAATATCGGCCTGATTGGCGAGAGCCCGAATGCGGTCGGGTTGGGGATGCACTTGTCTTTACCTTGCGTGAATGGCCTGCCTTTGGGCTTGGAGAACAACGCGCCTGTGGCCCAAACCGCGCCCGAGTCTTTGCGTGTGTCTGTGGCGTCGGTGGGCGCGCACGCCCGCATCAACCTTGTCACCGCCAGCGATTATGCCCCGTTCACGGATCGCGATCTACCGGGGGGCGGGCTCCTTACGGAGGTGGTGGATGCGGCGATGCGCAAGGCGAACCCTGCGGCGGGGTATGCCATTCACTGGGTCGAGGCATGGGACGCGCATCTTGACCCGCTTTTGAGCAATGCGCTGGTGGATATGGGATTTCCGTGGGTCAGGCCGGATTGCGCGACCACGCCCCAGGAATATCACTGCACGAATTTCGCGTTTTCCGATCCGATGTTCGAGATGCTGACGCTGCTCTTCACGCGCAGGTCCGATCCGATAGCCTTTGCGCAGGACAGCGATGTGCATGGCAAGGTCCTCTGCCGCCCTGAAGGCTTGTCGCTGCACCAGATGGATCGGCCGGACCGGCGGTGGCTGGCGCAGGAACTTGTGAGGTTGGAGCGGCCGCGCGCTGTGGCGGATTGTTTTGAGATGCTGATCTCGGGTGAGGTGGACGCGGTTGTGCTCAATGAGTTTACCGGGCGCAATGCGATGAAGGATCTGGGCCTCAAGGCGCAGGTGCAGATCGTGCAGACCCGCCCTCTGGCCATTGAGGGGCTGCATGTCTTGGTTCACAAAAGCCACCCGGAGGCGGATCAGTTGTTGGAGACGATCAACGCGGGCCTGCGAGGGATAAAGCAAGACGGCACCTATCAGCAGATCATCGATGCCCATATGACCCGCATCTGGGATGGGTTCTGA
- a CDS encoding antibiotic biosynthesis monooxygenase family protein, with the protein MYIAMNRFTVTTQNAEAFEALWLGRDSQLKSVEGFVEFHMLKGPAVDGQILYASHTVWASIEAFRGWTKSDAFRAAHKDAGSTMKLHEGAPTFEGFETIQHIS; encoded by the coding sequence ATGTATATCGCCATGAACCGCTTTACCGTGACCACCCAGAATGCAGAGGCGTTCGAGGCGCTTTGGCTGGGGCGCGACAGCCAATTGAAATCCGTTGAGGGGTTTGTGGAGTTTCACATGCTCAAAGGGCCGGCCGTGGACGGGCAAATCCTTTACGCCTCGCACACGGTCTGGGCGAGCATTGAGGCGTTTCGGGGCTGGACCAAGAGCGATGCGTTTCGCGCGGCGCACAAAGATGCGGGCAGCACGATGAAGCTGCATGAAGGCGCGCCCACGTTTGAGGGGTTCGAGACGATCCAGCACATCAGCTGA
- a CDS encoding MFS transporter — protein MTQYVPLAEARHQPFWRRPIALLFLMACAMPIAFSTWSALLNNFVIEAARFDGSDIGWLHTVREIPGFLAIGVIAIIIFVREQVLALVSLILLGVATAMTAWFPSMGGILMITMLSSIGFHYYETVNQSLQLQWIEKARAPQMLGWLVAAGSGATLLAYGLIMLLWEPLGLSYNLVYLLSGGLCAVIALTALIAYPQFEAPNPQIKKMILRRRYWLYYALQFMSGARRQIFVVFAGFMMVERFGYSVDEITKLMLVTLMANMVLAPILGRIVHRFGERNAMAFEYMGLTCVFILYGGLYWFDWGPMLAAALYVINNIFFALALALKTYFQKIASPGDIAPTAAVAFTINHIAAVFLPALLGYLWLVSPGLVFFLAAGMAGISLLLALLIPRHPEAGNETIFSRFAPAPAE, from the coding sequence ATGACACAATACGTCCCCCTCGCAGAGGCCCGGCACCAGCCGTTTTGGCGTCGCCCCATCGCCCTTCTCTTTCTCATGGCCTGCGCCATGCCCATCGCGTTTTCCACATGGTCGGCGCTCCTCAATAATTTCGTCATCGAGGCGGCACGCTTTGACGGCTCGGATATCGGCTGGCTCCATACCGTGCGCGAAATCCCCGGCTTTCTGGCCATTGGCGTCATCGCCATCATCATCTTCGTGCGCGAACAGGTGTTGGCGCTTGTCTCGCTGATCCTTCTGGGCGTGGCCACGGCGATGACCGCGTGGTTTCCGTCCATGGGCGGCATCTTGATGATCACCATGCTCAGCTCCATCGGCTTTCACTATTACGAAACGGTCAACCAATCGCTGCAACTGCAATGGATCGAGAAAGCGCGCGCACCGCAGATGCTGGGCTGGCTGGTCGCCGCAGGCTCAGGCGCCACGCTTCTGGCCTACGGGCTCATCATGCTTTTGTGGGAGCCGCTGGGCCTCAGCTATAATCTGGTCTACCTTCTCTCGGGCGGGCTTTGCGCGGTGATCGCGCTCACAGCCCTCATCGCCTATCCGCAATTCGAGGCTCCGAACCCGCAGATCAAGAAGATGATCCTGCGCCGCCGCTACTGGCTCTATTATGCGCTGCAATTCATGTCCGGCGCGCGGCGGCAGATCTTCGTGGTCTTTGCGGGCTTCATGATGGTGGAGCGGTTCGGCTATTCGGTGGATGAGATCACCAAGCTGATGCTGGTCACGCTCATGGCCAACATGGTGCTGGCCCCGATCCTTGGCCGCATCGTCCACCGCTTCGGCGAGCGGAACGCGATGGCGTTCGAATATATGGGCCTTACATGCGTCTTCATCCTCTATGGCGGGCTTTACTGGTTCGATTGGGGGCCGATGCTGGCGGCGGCGCTTTATGTGATCAACAACATCTTTTTCGCGCTCGCCCTCGCGCTAAAGACCTATTTCCAGAAGATCGCATCGCCCGGCGATATCGCCCCCACCGCCGCTGTGGCCTTCACGATCAACCATATCGCGGCGGTCTTTCTGCCTGCGCTTCTGGGCTATCTCTGGCTCGTCTCGCCGGGGTTGGTCTTCTTTCTGGCCGCTGGCATGGCGGGCATATCGCTGCTATTGGCCCTTTTGATCCCGCGCCATCCGGAGGCGGGGAATGAAACCATATTCTCGCGCTTTGCGCCCGCCCCGGCGGAGTAA
- a CDS encoding energy transducer TonB yields MNTGQIISGSAHIGLLGWALLGNMFSSDPLPFEVTQVTAISAEEYAALFDQTGPVPVPEVIAPEVPDAPDEAPPLSATPDEAPVQPAPEAAAPPEPDPAPEAVAPVEQAEAQDEAPVLEPPSEDVAALLPETAPVPQERPAERVAPEQVAPPEPETAVDDVVREQVVQDEAGETQAEQQEATAPEAAATEIVTEAEQAAPSASVRPRSRPAQVVAATPEPEPAPTVETAAQTPAAEVEDNSAVEAALAAALGGTTTPTPTVSSGPPLTRGEKDALRVSVQNCWNVGSLSSEALQTSVVVSVEMGEDSRPLQNSIRMESFSGGSAAAAQQAYEAARRAIIRCGARGFNLPADKFASWQTIEMTFNPENMRIK; encoded by the coding sequence GTGAATACCGGGCAAATCATATCGGGCAGCGCGCATATCGGGCTTCTGGGCTGGGCGCTCTTGGGAAATATGTTCTCAAGCGATCCGTTGCCATTCGAGGTCACGCAAGTCACCGCCATTTCCGCCGAGGAATATGCCGCCCTCTTCGATCAAACCGGCCCGGTGCCGGTGCCTGAGGTGATCGCCCCGGAGGTGCCTGACGCCCCCGACGAGGCGCCCCCGCTCAGCGCCACCCCCGATGAGGCCCCCGTGCAACCCGCGCCCGAAGCCGCAGCCCCGCCCGAGCCCGATCCAGCGCCCGAGGCCGTGGCCCCCGTGGAGCAGGCAGAGGCGCAGGACGAAGCGCCGGTGCTGGAGCCGCCCTCCGAGGACGTCGCAGCCCTTCTGCCCGAAACAGCGCCCGTTCCCCAAGAACGCCCTGCCGAGCGTGTGGCCCCCGAACAAGTGGCCCCGCCTGAGCCGGAAACCGCCGTCGATGATGTGGTGCGCGAGCAGGTCGTGCAAGACGAGGCGGGCGAGACCCAAGCCGAGCAGCAAGAGGCAACTGCGCCTGAGGCTGCCGCGACCGAGATCGTGACCGAGGCCGAGCAGGCAGCACCGTCTGCCTCTGTCCGCCCCAGGTCGCGCCCCGCCCAAGTGGTCGCCGCAACGCCAGAGCCAGAGCCCGCGCCCACAGTTGAGACAGCCGCGCAAACCCCTGCTGCGGAAGTCGAAGACAACAGCGCAGTCGAGGCCGCCCTCGCCGCCGCTTTGGGCGGCACCACGACGCCTACGCCCACGGTCTCGTCCGGCCCGCCACTTACGCGCGGCGAGAAAGATGCGCTGCGCGTGTCGGTGCAAAATTGCTGGAACGTGGGCTCGCTCAGTTCCGAGGCGTTGCAAACATCCGTGGTCGTCTCGGTCGAGATGGGCGAGGACAGCCGCCCGCTGCAAAACTCCATCCGCATGGAGAGCTTCTCTGGCGGGTCCGCCGCCGCCGCGCAACAGGCCTATGAGGCTGCGCGTCGCGCGATTATCCGCTGCGGTGCACGTGGATTTAACCTGCCCGCCGATAAGTTTGCCTCTTGGCAGACTATCGAAATGACCTTTAATCCTGAGAATATGAGGATCAAATGA
- the ruvC gene encoding crossover junction endodeoxyribonuclease RuvC gives MRVLGIDPGLRNMGWGVIDMDGSRLSHVANGTCRSEGDDLAERLLSLYAQLTEIIRLYAPQTAAVEQTFVNKDGAATLKLGQARGIALLVPAQYGLHVGEYAPNKVKKTVVGVGHAGKEQVAHMVKMQLPGAVLHSADAADALAIAICHAHHAGTAHRVARRALA, from the coding sequence ATGCGGGTATTGGGCATCGATCCGGGGTTACGCAACATGGGCTGGGGCGTGATCGATATGGATGGCTCCCGGCTGAGCCATGTGGCGAATGGCACATGTCGGTCTGAAGGCGACGATCTAGCCGAGAGGCTGTTGTCGCTTTATGCGCAATTGACCGAAATTATCCGGCTTTACGCGCCCCAGACGGCAGCGGTGGAGCAGACATTCGTGAATAAGGACGGGGCCGCGACCCTGAAGCTGGGCCAGGCGCGGGGGATCGCTCTGTTGGTGCCTGCGCAGTATGGCTTGCATGTTGGGGAATACGCACCCAACAAGGTGAAGAAAACGGTCGTGGGCGTGGGCCATGCGGGCAAGGAGCAGGTGGCGCATATGGTGAAGATGCAATTGCCGGGCGCGGTTTTGCACAGTGCGGATGCGGCGGACGCTCTGGCGATTGCGATCTGTCATGCACATCACGCAGGCACGGCGCACCGCGTAGCCCGCAGGGCGCTCGCATGA
- a CDS encoding ABC transporter substrate-binding protein, producing the protein MGSEAVPGMGRRAGIWAVMRSVGLGSALTLIPAGALALCDVTYRVQPGDTLAAIADVHYGDGEKWTLIYYANLDMMTPGTRDVAPGAQVYVPCPAGEIAPDDTPLLQPDAEMTLLTGGNYAPFTDQTWPGNGLVTELVNAALEMTPEPVPYAITWEDQWSQDLLPLLDEKTHDMGFPWQRPDCEGTPDDALCASFHFSEPLIDLPIMLFVRAEGGMVYASDADVVGKTLCRPKGFFTHDLDRADRRWLSEGQITLRQPSSPEACLEMVMSGEVDAATFNVFLGTSKIKAMGLRGQVVPLETPLSHEALHVVISKSHWRGTTHLYRVNAGLEALRASGRYGEIVSRHLSLFWEQVK; encoded by the coding sequence ATGGGTTCTGAGGCCGTGCCGGGGATGGGGAGACGCGCGGGCATTTGGGCGGTGATGCGCTCTGTGGGGCTCGGGTCTGCGCTGACTCTGATACCTGCGGGCGCGCTGGCACTTTGTGATGTGACCTACCGGGTGCAGCCGGGTGACACGCTCGCGGCGATTGCCGATGTGCATTACGGGGATGGCGAGAAATGGACGCTGATCTATTATGCCAATCTCGATATGATGACACCCGGCACGCGGGATGTGGCCCCGGGCGCACAGGTCTATGTGCCATGCCCGGCTGGCGAGATCGCGCCGGACGATACGCCGCTGTTGCAGCCAGACGCGGAGATGACGCTGCTGACGGGCGGAAATTACGCGCCTTTCACGGATCAAACCTGGCCTGGCAACGGCCTTGTGACCGAGTTGGTCAATGCAGCACTTGAGATGACACCTGAGCCCGTGCCCTACGCGATCACATGGGAGGATCAGTGGTCGCAGGACCTGCTGCCGCTGCTTGATGAAAAGACGCATGATATGGGGTTTCCGTGGCAGCGCCCGGATTGTGAGGGCACGCCTGACGATGCGCTTTGCGCCAGTTTCCATTTCTCTGAGCCGTTGATAGATCTGCCGATCATGCTGTTTGTGCGTGCCGAGGGCGGGATGGTCTATGCTTCGGACGCGGATGTGGTGGGCAAGACTCTGTGTCGGCCCAAGGGCTTTTTCACCCATGATCTGGACCGGGCGGACCGCCGCTGGCTGAGCGAGGGCCAGATCACCCTGCGCCAGCCTTCAAGCCCCGAGGCCTGTCTTGAGATGGTGATGTCGGGGGAGGTGGACGCGGCCACGTTCAATGTTTTCCTTGGTACGTCCAAGATCAAAGCGATGGGGTTGCGGGGGCAGGTCGTGCCTTTGGAGACGCCGCTGTCGCATGAAGCGCTGCATGTGGTGATTTCCAAGAGCCATTGGCGGGGCACCACGCATCTCTACCGCGTGAATGCGGGTTTGGAGGCGTTGCGTGCGTCGGGGCGGTATGGCGAGATCGTCTCGCGCCATCTCAGCCTCTTTTGGGAACAGGTGAAATAG
- a CDS encoding 50S ribosomal protein L11 methyltransferase: protein MPTFTALTTLTSKSSAEALADALEALNPEPTGIGTFEVEDGSGTWEVGGYFEAAPDIAGLALLAQIHGAKPFAVSELPETDWVAHVKRELTPVEAGRFFVYGSHDADKVPDDCEPLLIEAAMAFGTGHHGTTQGCLRALDRLAEDGFIGRSVADIGCGTAVLAMGAARIWPGTMLASDIDEVAVDVARANVIANGLEGRVECVEAAGFDHPVLNAAAPFDLVFANILKAPLIMLAPAMTERLNKGGFVILSGILNEQADEVLGVYCALGNSLVHREEIGDWTTLTLRKIGEKPFKR, encoded by the coding sequence ATGCCCACCTTTACCGCTCTGACCACGCTCACCTCCAAATCCTCTGCCGAAGCGCTTGCCGATGCGTTGGAAGCGCTCAACCCTGAGCCCACGGGCATCGGGACGTTTGAGGTGGAGGATGGCAGCGGCACATGGGAAGTGGGCGGGTATTTTGAGGCTGCCCCCGATATTGCGGGCCTTGCCCTTCTGGCGCAGATCCACGGGGCCAAGCCCTTTGCGGTCTCCGAGCTACCCGAGACTGATTGGGTCGCCCATGTGAAGCGCGAGCTGACGCCGGTCGAGGCGGGGCGGTTCTTCGTCTATGGCTCCCACGATGCGGATAAGGTGCCCGACGATTGTGAGCCGCTGCTTATTGAGGCCGCCATGGCCTTTGGCACCGGGCATCACGGCACGACCCAAGGGTGTTTGCGTGCGCTCGATCGCTTGGCAGAGGATGGCTTCATTGGCCGGTCGGTCGCTGATATCGGCTGCGGCACCGCCGTTCTGGCCATGGGGGCTGCACGGATCTGGCCCGGCACCATGCTGGCCAGCGATATTGACGAGGTGGCCGTGGATGTGGCGCGTGCCAATGTCATCGCCAACGGGCTGGAGGGGCGTGTGGAGTGCGTGGAGGCTGCGGGCTTCGATCATCCGGTGCTGAATGCAGCCGCGCCGTTTGATCTGGTCTTTGCCAATATCCTCAAAGCGCCGCTCATCATGCTCGCGCCCGCCATGACCGAGCGACTCAATAAAGGCGGTTTCGTGATTCTATCAGGGATTCTCAACGAGCAGGCCGACGAGGTGCTGGGTGTTTATTGCGCGCTTGGAAACAGTCTTGTCCATCGCGAGGAGATTGGTGACTGGACCACGCTCACTTTGCGAAAAATTGGCGAAAAACCTTTTAAAAGGTAG